The following are encoded in a window of Pedobacter cryoconitis genomic DNA:
- a CDS encoding 50S ribosomal protein L25/general stress protein Ctc, whose protein sequence is MKIIAISGSPRENVGKRDAKELRYEGKVPAVLYGGKEQAHFAVVITELKDAIYTPEANFLEIDINGTKTKAIIKELQFHPLTDVLLHVDFLQLFDDKEIVMEIPVRLEGTSPGVKMGGKLVQKLRKLRVKSFPKDMPQVVDVSIAKLEVGNLFRVRDLAKAAYTITNTPEDTIVSVGMSRALKQAEQQAGKK, encoded by the coding sequence ATGAAAATAATCGCAATTAGCGGTTCTCCAAGAGAGAACGTAGGGAAACGCGATGCTAAAGAGCTTCGCTATGAAGGTAAAGTTCCTGCAGTATTGTATGGTGGTAAAGAACAAGCACATTTTGCTGTAGTTATTACAGAATTAAAAGATGCTATTTACACTCCTGAAGCAAACTTTTTAGAAATTGATATCAATGGTACAAAAACCAAAGCAATCATAAAAGAGTTACAATTTCACCCATTAACAGACGTATTATTACACGTAGATTTTCTTCAGTTATTTGATGACAAAGAAATCGTTATGGAAATTCCTGTAAGATTAGAAGGAACTTCTCCAGGTGTTAAAATGGGTGGTAAATTAGTTCAGAAATTACGTAAACTTCGTGTTAAATCTTTCCCGAAAGATATGCCACAGGTTGTTGACGTTAGCATTGCTAAATTAGAAGTAGGTAATTTATTCCGTGTACGTGACCTTGCAAAAGCAGCATACACTATTACTAACACTCCAGAAGATACAATCGTTTCTGTTGGTATGTCAAGAGCTCTTAAACAAGCTGAACAACAAGCAGGTAAAAAATAA
- a CDS encoding protein O-mannosyl-transferase family, producing MNYTKINNLTGWMCFILAALTYILTLEPSVSFWDCGEFIASALKMQVVHQPGAPLFLMIQRFFSIFAFGDIHKIAYFMNVGSALASAATILFLFWTITALAKKMVIKTEADLTIGNLITVMGAGVVGAMAYTFSDSFWFSAVESEVYALSSLFTAIVFWGILKWEAHADEPRADRWLLFIAYIMGLSIGIHLLNLLTIPAIAFVYYFKKTPKPTNFGIIKTFIVGVLILAFVQYGIIQYVVSFGAYFDLFFVNTLGMGFGTGVVFFAAILIGALTWGIMYSIKHRNKFLNLALLSTALIIFGYCSFAMIIIRAKASPNLNNSNPDNAFSFLSYLNREQYGDRPLLFGPNYNSEKVSLKEGKNIYRKGDTKYEVAGKKTDYEYDRTTPFPRMYSDDPRHVQEYKSLMGFDDSHFAGIFDNVSYLFKYQIGNMYMRYFMWNFVGRQNDDQGAGIYQGQFLSGIKPIDAMMLGDQSHLPPSIVESSAYTRFFFLPLILGLLGAVWHFKRNEKDAGIVGLLFFFTGLAIVLYLNQKPLEPRERDYAYAGSFYAFAIWVGFGVLALREWVFSKFTPKNGAIAATTISLFAGPVIMGAQGWKAHNRSEKMVAHDIAVDYLESCAPNAILFTYGDNDTYPLWYIQEVENVRPDVRLVNLSLFDTDWYIDGMKRKQNESAPLPISMKPSQYVQGVRDVMYYQDYKLAGSVELKNILDVLLSDDDDDKIPLQNGTKENFIPTKNFKLTINPEDVIKTGTVKASDASKITPVMEWKFNKSYVTKGTLAMLDILVHNNWKRPIYFASTVPSDQFNGLDNYLYTEGLAMRLLPLKTDSASSRGDLVNTDILYHNMYTKFKWGNVKNASYLDPQSSDDISIFNNVFNTTISGLIKEGKIADAKKVVARYFEVMPERFYGMRSMMGVYFLAENLYTLGDTNKANMLIEKSADYIQKELTYLADVSKSKNRFVGGQNVQLGLQFLNQMVKTTAEKKQTKLSQKLAQQFQGLESRFSVYFAQQAQEEQQAPAPQAPEE from the coding sequence ATGAATTATACTAAAATTAATAACCTTACAGGATGGATGTGCTTTATCCTGGCGGCCCTCACCTATATACTCACCTTAGAACCTTCTGTAAGTTTCTGGGACTGTGGAGAGTTTATAGCCTCTGCACTTAAAATGCAGGTTGTTCACCAACCAGGTGCGCCTTTGTTCTTAATGATTCAACGCTTCTTCTCGATCTTTGCATTTGGCGATATTCATAAAATAGCTTATTTCATGAATGTGGGTTCTGCCCTTGCAAGTGCGGCTACGATCTTATTTTTATTCTGGACAATTACTGCCCTGGCTAAAAAGATGGTCATTAAAACTGAAGCAGACCTGACTATCGGAAACCTGATCACCGTAATGGGTGCAGGAGTTGTAGGTGCAATGGCTTATACTTTCTCAGACAGTTTCTGGTTCTCCGCAGTAGAATCGGAAGTTTATGCGCTTTCTTCTCTGTTTACAGCAATTGTATTCTGGGGTATCCTGAAATGGGAAGCACATGCTGATGAGCCCCGTGCAGACAGGTGGTTACTATTTATTGCCTATATCATGGGTTTATCCATCGGTATTCACTTATTGAACTTATTGACTATCCCGGCGATAGCTTTTGTATATTATTTTAAGAAAACGCCAAAACCAACAAACTTCGGTATCATCAAAACCTTTATTGTAGGGGTACTGATCCTTGCCTTTGTTCAATATGGTATCATCCAGTATGTGGTTTCTTTCGGTGCTTACTTCGATTTATTCTTCGTCAACACTTTAGGAATGGGATTTGGAACAGGTGTGGTTTTTTTCGCTGCCATTTTAATCGGCGCGCTGACCTGGGGAATTATGTATTCCATTAAACACCGCAACAAGTTCTTAAACCTTGCTTTACTTTCCACAGCACTGATTATTTTCGGTTACTGTTCTTTCGCAATGATTATTATCAGAGCTAAAGCCAGCCCTAACCTGAACAATAGTAACCCTGACAATGCCTTCTCATTTTTAAGTTATTTAAACAGAGAGCAATATGGAGACAGACCATTGTTATTTGGTCCTAACTATAACTCTGAAAAGGTTAGCTTGAAAGAAGGTAAAAACATTTACAGAAAAGGAGACACTAAATACGAAGTTGCTGGTAAAAAGACTGACTACGAGTATGACAGAACAACCCCTTTCCCGAGGATGTACAGTGATGATCCAAGGCACGTACAGGAATATAAAAGCTTAATGGGCTTTGACGATTCACATTTCGCTGGTATTTTCGACAACGTTTCTTACTTGTTTAAATACCAGATCGGTAATATGTACATGCGTTATTTCATGTGGAACTTTGTTGGTCGTCAGAATGATGACCAGGGTGCCGGTATTTACCAGGGACAATTTTTAAGTGGTATTAAACCTATTGATGCGATGATGCTGGGTGACCAGAGCCACCTGCCTCCTTCTATTGTAGAAAGCAGTGCTTATACCCGCTTTTTCTTCCTTCCATTGATCTTAGGCTTATTAGGTGCAGTATGGCACTTCAAACGCAATGAAAAAGATGCTGGTATTGTTGGTCTGTTATTTTTCTTTACAGGTCTTGCCATTGTATTATATCTGAACCAGAAACCATTAGAGCCAAGAGAGCGTGATTATGCTTATGCAGGATCTTTCTATGCCTTTGCCATCTGGGTCGGTTTTGGGGTACTCGCCTTAAGGGAATGGGTATTCAGTAAATTTACACCGAAAAACGGGGCTATTGCAGCGACAACGATTTCTTTATTTGCAGGCCCGGTAATTATGGGTGCGCAAGGGTGGAAAGCACATAACCGTTCAGAGAAAATGGTTGCACACGATATTGCAGTGGATTATCTGGAATCATGTGCACCAAATGCAATCCTGTTTACTTACGGTGATAATGATACTTATCCGCTTTGGTATATCCAGGAAGTTGAAAATGTGAGACCGGATGTAAGACTGGTTAACCTGAGTTTATTTGATACAGACTGGTATATTGACGGTATGAAACGTAAGCAAAATGAATCTGCTCCGCTTCCGATCAGTATGAAACCTTCTCAGTATGTACAAGGCGTCAGAGATGTAATGTACTATCAGGATTATAAACTTGCAGGTTCAGTAGAATTGAAAAATATTCTTGATGTCTTGTTATCAGATGATGATGATGATAAGATTCCATTGCAAAACGGAACTAAAGAAAATTTCATCCCGACTAAAAATTTCAAGCTGACCATCAACCCTGAAGATGTAATTAAAACAGGAACGGTTAAAGCATCGGATGCTTCAAAAATCACCCCTGTGATGGAATGGAAATTCAATAAGAGTTATGTCACTAAAGGTACACTGGCTATGCTGGACATCCTGGTACATAACAACTGGAAAAGACCTATCTATTTTGCAAGTACAGTTCCTTCAGACCAATTTAACGGTTTAGACAACTACTTATATACAGAAGGTCTTGCGATGCGCTTATTACCGCTTAAAACGGATTCAGCATCAAGCAGAGGGGATTTAGTGAATACTGATATCCTTTACCATAACATGTACACCAAATTCAAATGGGGTAATGTTAAAAATGCGAGCTACCTTGATCCGCAATCATCGGATGATATCTCCATCTTCAATAATGTGTTCAACACTACAATTTCCGGATTGATTAAAGAAGGAAAAATCGCTGATGCGAAAAAAGTAGTTGCCCGTTATTTCGAAGTAATGCCTGAGCGTTTCTACGGTATGCGTTCTATGATGGGTGTTTATTTCCTTGCAGAAAACCTGTACACTTTGGGGGATACGAACAAGGCAAATATGCTGATTGAAAAATCTGCTGATTATATCCAGAAAGAACTGACTTATCTGGCAGATGTATCCAAAAGCAAAAACAGGTTCGTTGGCGGACAGAATGTTCAGTTAGGTTTGCAGTTCCTTAACCAGATGGTTAAAACTACGGCAGAGAAAAAGCAAACGAAGCTTTCTCAGAAACTTGCACAGCAGTTCCAGGGCCTTGAGTCAAGGTTCTCAGTTTACTTTGCACAGCAAGCTCAGGAAGAACAACAAGCACCTGCGCCACAAGCTCCGGAAGAATAA
- a CDS encoding MFS transporter, protein MEQNKAVASKPRLSNTQIFNMSVGFFGIQFGFALQNGNASRILQTFGADVEHLSLFWLAAPLTGMIVQPIIGYYSDKTWNRFGRRRPYFLIGAILTAIALILMPNSGAMASFLPPIIIGAGMLMIMDASINVAMEPFRALVADKLPESQRSFGFSMQTFLIGAGAISGSWLPYIFSEYLGASKVAAAGQVPHNVIYSFYAGAAILILTILWTVLTTKEYPPEEMALYHAAEPEIEEQKGLLSILTDFSNMPLTMKQLGLVQFFSWFALFSMWVFTTPAIAQHIYKVLPGDTSSVKFADAGNWVGILFGVYNGVSAIYALILPAIARATSRKMAHAFSLLAGGAGLLSIYFITNPDHLIYSMIGIGLAWGSILSMPYAILSSAIPPRKMGVYMGIFNFFITMPQIVNGIFGGLIVKQFYNGEAIYAIVIAGIFMILGAISVLYIRGSKEK, encoded by the coding sequence ATGGAACAAAATAAAGCCGTTGCCTCCAAACCAAGATTATCTAATACACAGATATTTAATATGAGTGTTGGATTTTTCGGGATACAGTTTGGTTTCGCCCTGCAAAATGGAAATGCTTCCAGAATCCTGCAAACTTTTGGTGCAGATGTGGAGCATCTTTCACTTTTCTGGCTGGCAGCACCTTTAACCGGGATGATTGTACAACCAATCATCGGCTATTATAGTGATAAGACCTGGAATCGTTTTGGCAGAAGAAGACCTTATTTCCTGATCGGAGCTATTCTAACAGCTATCGCATTAATCCTGATGCCTAATTCGGGGGCGATGGCCAGTTTCCTTCCGCCTATTATCATCGGGGCAGGAATGCTGATGATTATGGATGCTTCTATCAATGTCGCAATGGAACCTTTCAGGGCATTGGTTGCTGATAAATTACCAGAGAGTCAAAGAAGCTTTGGATTCTCTATGCAAACCTTTTTAATCGGGGCAGGGGCTATCTCTGGTTCGTGGCTGCCTTATATCTTTTCTGAATATCTGGGTGCTTCGAAAGTTGCAGCAGCAGGACAGGTTCCTCACAATGTGATTTACTCTTTTTATGCTGGAGCCGCGATTTTAATACTGACGATCCTGTGGACAGTTTTGACTACTAAAGAATATCCGCCAGAAGAAATGGCTTTATACCATGCTGCGGAGCCGGAGATAGAGGAGCAAAAGGGATTACTATCTATCCTGACAGATTTTTCTAATATGCCGTTAACGATGAAACAGCTTGGACTCGTTCAGTTTTTCTCCTGGTTTGCTTTATTCTCGATGTGGGTATTTACAACGCCTGCTATCGCACAACATATTTATAAGGTGCTTCCCGGAGATACATCTTCGGTGAAATTCGCGGATGCAGGAAACTGGGTTGGTATTCTTTTTGGAGTTTACAATGGGGTTTCTGCTATTTATGCTTTAATTCTGCCGGCAATTGCCAGGGCAACAAGCCGTAAAATGGCACATGCTTTTTCTTTACTGGCAGGAGGGGCAGGTCTGCTTTCTATTTATTTCATCACCAATCCGGATCATCTGATTTATTCTATGATTGGAATTGGTTTGGCCTGGGGAAGTATACTTTCGATGCCTTATGCGATTTTGTCGAGTGCAATACCACCACGCAAAATGGGTGTTTACATGGGGATATTTAATTTCTTTATTACCATGCCGCAAATTGTCAACGGTATTTTCGGCGGATTGATTGTGAAGCAGTTTTACAATGGGGAGGCTATTTATGCGATTGTAATCGCAGGAATATTCATGATTCTGGGTGCGATCTCAGTTTTATATATCCGCGGGAGTAAAGAGAAGTAA
- a CDS encoding ribose-phosphate pyrophosphokinase, protein MPLQFNPVKLFAGTGTKALAHKIAESYGKPLGNVTLSRFSDGEFQPSYDETVRGCDVFLIQSTYQPSDNLMELLLMIDAAKRASAHYITAVVPYYGLARQDRKDKPRVAIGAKLVANLLKSAGIHRIMTMDLHAAQIQGFFDIPVDHLDGSVIFVPYIKSLGLENLTIASPDMGGSYRARTFAKFFNAEVVICDKRRKRANEIESMSIIGDVTGMDIVLIDDICDTAGTLAKAAALIMEKGAKSVRAVCTHPVLSGKAYETVENSMLTELIVTDTIPLKQESPKIRVLSTASLFAKAIANVNEHGSISDLFRV, encoded by the coding sequence ATGCCCTTGCAATTTAATCCCGTTAAACTTTTCGCCGGAACCGGTACAAAAGCATTAGCACACAAAATTGCCGAAAGTTACGGCAAACCACTCGGTAATGTAACCTTAAGCAGGTTTAGCGATGGTGAGTTTCAGCCTTCTTATGATGAAACAGTAAGAGGATGTGATGTATTCCTGATCCAATCTACCTACCAGCCTTCTGATAATTTAATGGAACTTTTGTTGATGATTGATGCCGCAAAGAGAGCTTCTGCGCATTATATCACAGCTGTTGTTCCTTATTACGGTTTGGCCAGACAGGATAGAAAAGATAAACCAAGAGTTGCCATAGGGGCAAAGTTAGTAGCTAATTTGTTGAAATCTGCTGGTATCCACCGTATTATGACGATGGACCTGCACGCAGCACAGATACAAGGCTTCTTTGATATTCCTGTAGATCACTTAGATGGTTCAGTAATCTTCGTTCCTTATATCAAAAGTTTAGGACTGGAAAATCTGACTATTGCTTCTCCGGATATGGGTGGATCATACAGAGCACGTACTTTTGCGAAATTCTTTAATGCGGAGGTTGTGATTTGTGATAAACGCCGTAAACGTGCCAATGAAATTGAGTCTATGTCGATTATTGGAGATGTAACGGGAATGGATATTGTTTTAATTGACGATATTTGTGATACAGCAGGGACATTGGCTAAAGCTGCGGCTTTAATCATGGAAAAAGGTGCAAAAAGTGTAAGAGCAGTTTGTACACACCCGGTATTATCTGGTAAAGCTTATGAGACAGTAGAAAACTCTATGCTTACCGAATTGATTGTAACGGATACTATTCCTTTAAAACAGGAAAGTCCAAAAATAAGAGTACTGAGTACAGCAAGTTTATTTGCAAAGGCAATTGCCAATGTAAATGAGCATGGATCAATCAGTGATCTGTTTAGAGTTTAA
- a CDS encoding S10 family peptidase, translating into MKLFYTLILAGWCVCQTANAQKMQPVKSIPETKKSDTSINTEVNSRKIVTESTVVTQHQVTIKGQRIPYKAVTGTLPVWDETGKAIAGLFYTYYERSDVKDRTNRPLVISFNGGPGSASVWMHIAYTGPVLLNIDDEGYPVQPYGYKENKSSILDVADIVYIDPVNTGYSRAINKDIPGSKFFGVNADIKYLAEWINTFVTRNNRWGSPKFLIGESYGTTRVSGLALELQNSQWMYLNGVVLVSPTTLGIERGDALSAALRLPYFAATAWYHKALKSDLQAKTLSTLLPEVEQFTMNELIPALAKGSQLGEEQKKLMAAKMAAFSGLSEKTILQHNLDVPPGFFWKELLRDQGFTIGRLDSRYRGMDKQDAGEDPDYNAELSSWLHSFTPAINMYIRNELNYKTDLKYNMFGSVYPWDNTGNRTAENLRDAMAQNPSLHLMVQSGYFDGACDYFNAKYNMWQMDPGGKLKDRMSWKGYESGHMMYLRSADLEKGNNDLRDFISKSLPKAGVASKF; encoded by the coding sequence ATGAAACTATTTTACACGTTAATCCTGGCTGGATGGTGTGTTTGTCAGACGGCAAATGCGCAAAAAATGCAGCCTGTCAAATCAATTCCTGAGACTAAGAAGAGTGATACTTCAATCAACACTGAAGTCAATTCCCGAAAAATTGTAACCGAAAGTACGGTAGTTACCCAACACCAGGTGACTATTAAGGGTCAGCGCATCCCTTATAAAGCTGTAACTGGTACTTTGCCGGTTTGGGATGAAACAGGCAAAGCTATTGCAGGTCTGTTTTATACTTATTATGAGCGGTCTGATGTCAAAGACCGGACTAACAGGCCGCTGGTTATCTCCTTTAATGGTGGCCCGGGTTCCGCGTCGGTATGGATGCATATTGCTTATACAGGCCCTGTATTGTTAAACATTGATGACGAAGGCTATCCTGTTCAGCCTTATGGCTACAAAGAAAATAAGTCTTCGATCCTGGATGTTGCCGACATTGTTTATATCGATCCGGTGAATACTGGATATTCCAGAGCAATTAATAAAGATATACCGGGCAGTAAATTCTTTGGGGTAAACGCAGATATTAAATACCTTGCTGAATGGATCAATACCTTTGTCACCCGAAACAACCGCTGGGGGTCTCCTAAGTTTCTGATCGGGGAGAGTTACGGCACCACCCGGGTTTCGGGACTGGCACTGGAACTTCAAAATTCACAATGGATGTACTTGAATGGGGTAGTACTGGTTTCACCAACTACTTTAGGGATAGAAAGAGGAGATGCACTATCTGCTGCTTTACGTTTACCTTATTTCGCTGCTACGGCCTGGTATCATAAAGCCTTAAAATCAGATTTACAAGCAAAAACCTTAAGTACCTTATTACCGGAAGTGGAGCAGTTTACGATGAATGAACTGATTCCGGCCCTGGCGAAAGGAAGTCAGCTTGGAGAGGAACAGAAAAAACTGATGGCTGCGAAGATGGCTGCTTTTTCGGGCCTGAGTGAAAAAACGATTCTCCAGCATAACCTGGATGTCCCACCAGGTTTCTTTTGGAAGGAACTACTCCGTGATCAGGGTTTTACGATAGGCCGTCTGGATTCCAGATATCGTGGAATGGATAAGCAGGATGCTGGAGAAGATCCCGATTATAATGCAGAACTAAGTTCCTGGTTGCATTCTTTTACTCCTGCAATCAATATGTATATCCGCAACGAGCTCAACTATAAAACTGATTTAAAGTATAATATGTTTGGCTCAGTTTATCCCTGGGATAATACAGGAAATCGTACAGCAGAGAATTTGCGGGATGCAATGGCACAAAATCCTTCGCTGCATTTAATGGTACAGTCTGGTTATTTTGATGGGGCATGTGATTATTTTAATGCAAAATATAATATGTGGCAAATGGATCCGGGAGGTAAATTGAAAGACAGAATGAGTTGGAAAGGTTATGAAAGCGGCCATATGATGTATTTAAGAAGCGCTGATCTGGAAAAAGGAAATAACGATCTGAGGGATTTTATCAGTAAATCTTTACCTAAAGCCGGAGTAGCTTCAAAATTTTAG
- a CDS encoding acetyl-CoA carboxylase carboxyltransferase subunit alpha produces the protein MEQIKTSFDFEKPIAELMQQIEKVKQVADKTKVDMSATLIELEDKLSKTQNALYASLTGWQEVQLSRHPERPQTLDYIGMICDDFIELHGDRTVKDDKAIIGGFATIGGETVMVIGHQKGKNTKERQYRNFGMANPEGYRKALRLMRLAEKFNKPVISFIDTMGAYPGIEAEERGQGEAIARNLMEMSVLKVPIICLIIGEGASGGALGIGIGDKVYMLEHTWYSVISPESCSSILWRSWDFKEKAAECLKLTSKDMLKNKLIDGVIQEPLGGAHQDPAAMGETIKVQILKDIKALGKEKTEKMIANRIDKFCAMGVVVE, from the coding sequence ATGGAACAGATAAAAACGTCATTTGATTTTGAAAAACCTATTGCTGAACTGATGCAGCAAATTGAAAAGGTTAAACAGGTTGCTGATAAAACAAAAGTAGATATGTCTGCTACACTGATTGAGCTTGAAGATAAGCTGTCTAAAACGCAGAACGCACTTTATGCAAGTCTTACAGGCTGGCAGGAAGTACAATTATCACGTCATCCGGAAAGGCCTCAAACGCTGGATTACATCGGAATGATCTGTGATGATTTTATCGAATTGCACGGTGACCGTACAGTAAAGGATGATAAAGCGATTATTGGTGGTTTTGCTACTATAGGTGGCGAAACAGTCATGGTTATCGGTCATCAGAAAGGTAAAAATACTAAAGAACGTCAGTACCGCAATTTCGGAATGGCAAATCCTGAGGGGTACCGTAAAGCATTAAGGTTAATGCGCCTTGCAGAGAAATTCAATAAGCCAGTTATTTCTTTCATTGATACGATGGGTGCTTACCCGGGTATTGAGGCCGAAGAACGTGGACAGGGAGAAGCTATTGCCAGAAACCTGATGGAAATGTCTGTATTGAAAGTGCCTATCATCTGTTTGATTATTGGTGAAGGTGCATCTGGTGGTGCATTGGGTATCGGTATCGGTGATAAAGTATACATGCTGGAGCATACCTGGTATTCGGTAATTTCTCCGGAATCATGTTCCTCAATTTTGTGGCGCAGCTGGGATTTCAAAGAGAAAGCAGCAGAATGCCTGAAGCTGACTTCAAAAGATATGTTAAAAAACAAACTGATCGACGGTGTGATTCAAGAACCGCTGGGAGGTGCACATCAGGATCCGGCAGCTATGGGCGAAACGATTAAAGTTCAGATCCTGAAAGATATCAAAGCATTAGGAAAAGAAAAAACTGAAAAGATGATCGCTAACAGAATTGATAAGTTCTGTGCAATGGGCGTAGTCGTAGAGTAA
- a CDS encoding alpha-amylase family protein, producing the protein MKSHYRTLTVVVLLFSGFINRSMAQQQEKIMIYQLLPRLFGNKQQSNVPYGTIEQNGSGKFNDITAQALDGIKELGTTYVWYTGVISHATLTDYSQAGLPANNARVVKGRAGSPYAVRDYYDVDPDLSVDVNHRMAEFEALIKRTHEKGLKVIIDFVPNHVARQYQSKMKPAGVKDFGEGDDVHVAFSPANDYYYVPGQDFVVPAPKSAQQMPLSVLQQAHYAESPAKATGNNVFSASPSVDDWYETIKLNYGVDQQNGAKQYFTPTPAVWTKMRDILVFWTAKGVDGFRCDMAEMVPLAFWNWVIPEVKKVKPELVFIGEAYDPATYKSFLTTGKFDYLYDKVGLYDGLKKLIRSEDQADVNDIRKVWQQESAGFRDQMLRFLENHDEERIASAGFAGQAELALPAMVVSATLSGGPVMTYFGQEVGEPGRGAEGFGGEDNRTTIFDYWGIPEHQKWMNDGAFDGAKLGDQQKELRNYYKRLLQFSGKSEAVAKGQLWEIPVGGNMNKRMYGYVRYTANQRLLILVNFDRHYRMESQVQIPAEILQNRPLTTATDQLSDLKLTDLKDNTIPIWVLPMQAQIIAF; encoded by the coding sequence ATGAAAAGCCATTACCGGACTTTAACTGTAGTTGTTTTATTGTTTTCAGGATTTATAAATAGAAGTATGGCGCAACAGCAGGAAAAAATAATGATCTATCAGCTTTTGCCAAGGTTATTTGGCAATAAGCAGCAAAGTAATGTTCCTTATGGAACTATTGAGCAAAATGGCAGTGGTAAGTTTAATGACATCACTGCACAGGCATTGGATGGAATTAAGGAACTCGGGACTACTTATGTTTGGTATACCGGGGTAATTTCCCATGCTACGTTAACGGATTACAGTCAGGCTGGATTACCTGCAAATAATGCAAGGGTAGTTAAAGGCAGGGCTGGTTCCCCTTATGCGGTCAGAGATTATTATGATGTAGATCCTGATTTATCCGTAGATGTTAACCACAGGATGGCTGAATTTGAGGCACTCATTAAAAGGACCCATGAAAAAGGGCTTAAAGTAATTATTGACTTTGTGCCTAACCATGTTGCCCGTCAGTATCAGTCAAAAATGAAGCCTGCCGGAGTTAAAGATTTTGGGGAAGGTGATGATGTGCATGTGGCTTTCAGCCCGGCTAATGATTATTATTATGTACCCGGACAGGATTTTGTTGTTCCGGCTCCTAAATCTGCTCAGCAAATGCCTCTTTCTGTTTTGCAGCAAGCACATTATGCAGAATCACCTGCAAAAGCTACAGGAAATAATGTTTTTTCAGCAAGCCCTTCGGTTGATGATTGGTATGAAACGATCAAATTGAACTATGGCGTAGATCAGCAGAACGGGGCAAAGCAATATTTTACACCAACGCCTGCGGTCTGGACTAAGATGAGAGATATCCTGGTTTTCTGGACAGCAAAAGGTGTAGATGGTTTCCGTTGTGATATGGCAGAAATGGTTCCGCTTGCTTTTTGGAACTGGGTAATCCCAGAAGTGAAAAAAGTAAAGCCTGAACTTGTTTTTATTGGAGAAGCTTACGATCCTGCTACTTACAAATCATTCCTGACTACAGGTAAATTTGATTATTTATATGATAAGGTTGGTTTGTATGACGGGTTAAAAAAACTGATCAGAAGTGAAGACCAGGCAGATGTGAATGACATTAGAAAAGTATGGCAGCAGGAAAGTGCTGGCTTTAGAGATCAAATGCTGCGTTTCCTGGAAAACCATGATGAGGAGCGGATTGCTTCTGCTGGTTTTGCCGGACAGGCGGAATTAGCACTGCCTGCGATGGTCGTTTCAGCTACTTTATCTGGTGGGCCTGTCATGACGTATTTTGGTCAGGAAGTGGGTGAACCCGGAAGAGGGGCAGAAGGCTTTGGCGGAGAAGATAACCGGACTACTATTTTTGATTACTGGGGAATTCCGGAACATCAGAAGTGGATGAATGACGGTGCTTTTGATGGTGCAAAATTAGGTGATCAGCAAAAGGAGCTTCGTAATTATTATAAAAGACTGCTTCAGTTTTCAGGTAAATCTGAGGCTGTTGCGAAAGGCCAGTTGTGGGAAATCCCGGTTGGTGGTAATATGAATAAAAGAATGTATGGTTATGTGCGTTATACAGCAAATCAGCGTTTACTGATCCTGGTAAATTTTGACCGTCATTACAGAATGGAAAGCCAGGTGCAGATTCCGGCAGAGATTTTACAAAACCGTCCTTTGACCACTGCCACAGATCAATTATCGGACTTGAAATTAACTGATCTTAAAGATAACACAATACCGATCTGGGTATTACCAATGCAAGCACAAATAATAGCATTCTAA